A window from Pseudomonas sp. Tri1 encodes these proteins:
- the tusD gene encoding sulfurtransferase complex subunit TusD has protein sequence MKFAIALFSAAHAPSSRRALLFAQAALTGGHEIVRLFFYQDGVYNAASSVVTPQDEQDLPQQWRAFVSDNQLDGVVCIAAALRRGVLNDEEAQRYQRSAVSVEAPWTLSGLGQLHDAIQDADRLICFGGA, from the coding sequence ATGAAATTCGCCATCGCGCTGTTTTCCGCCGCCCATGCGCCCTCCTCGCGCCGTGCCCTGCTGTTTGCCCAGGCTGCGCTGACGGGTGGGCATGAAATCGTGCGGTTGTTTTTCTACCAGGACGGCGTCTACAACGCCGCCAGCAGTGTCGTCACCCCCCAGGACGAACAAGACCTGCCCCAACAGTGGCGCGCTTTCGTCAGCGATAACCAGCTCGATGGCGTGGTCTGCATCGCGGCGGCGTTGCGCCGTGGTGTGTTGAACGACGAGGAAGCCCAGCGCTATCAGCGTTCGGCAGTCAGTGTCGAAGCGCCCTGGACCTTGTCCGGCCTGGGTCAGTTGCACGATGCGATCCAGGACGCCGACCGTCTGATCTGTTTTGGAGGCGCGTGA
- the tusC gene encoding sulfurtransferase complex subunit TusC — MAKSLLLISRQAPWSGPGAREALDIVLAGGAFDLPIGLLFLDDGVFQLIAGQNAKAVQQKDLSANLQALPMFGVEALFLCADSAAERGVATDALALGEVKVLTAPDIAALIDRYDQVITL; from the coding sequence ATGGCCAAGTCGTTATTGCTCATCAGCCGCCAGGCTCCGTGGTCGGGGCCCGGGGCCCGGGAAGCGCTGGACATCGTGCTGGCCGGGGGCGCGTTCGACCTGCCCATCGGCCTGCTGTTTCTCGATGACGGGGTGTTCCAGCTCATCGCCGGCCAGAACGCCAAGGCCGTCCAGCAAAAGGACCTGAGCGCAAACCTGCAGGCGCTGCCGATGTTCGGCGTCGAGGCGCTGTTCCTCTGCGCCGACAGCGCCGCCGAACGCGGCGTCGCCACGGATGCCCTGGCGCTGGGCGAGGTAAAAGTATTGACTGCGCCGGACATCGCCGCGCTCATAGACCGTTACGACCAGGTGATCACCCTCTGA
- the tusB gene encoding sulfurtransferase complex subunit TusB: MSTLHVLSHSPFGDNRLASCLRLLGNQDALLLCGDATYALQPGSPPFEALQAAGVNLFVLAEDLQARALDTPDWAEAINYSGFVELSIEHDKVNNWL, encoded by the coding sequence ATGTCGACTTTGCATGTGTTGTCTCACTCCCCTTTTGGCGATAACCGCCTCGCCAGTTGCCTGCGGCTACTGGGCAATCAGGATGCGTTGTTGCTATGTGGCGACGCGACGTATGCGTTGCAGCCGGGCAGCCCACCGTTTGAAGCACTGCAGGCCGCTGGCGTGAACCTGTTCGTGCTCGCCGAAGACCTCCAGGCCCGCGCCCTGGACACGCCAGACTGGGCCGAAGCCATCAACTACTCAGGTTTCGTCGAGTTATCGATCGAACACGACAAGGTCAATAACTGGCTATGA
- a CDS encoding TusE/DsrC/DsvC family sulfur relay protein, giving the protein MKVLNVGERAIALDKDGYLADLDDWSSEVAIALAAAEDIELGPEHWEILELLRGFYNEFQLSPATRPLIKYTALKLGADKGNSLHLNRLFKGTPAKLAAKLAGLPKPTNCL; this is encoded by the coding sequence ATGAAGGTGCTGAATGTGGGCGAGCGCGCCATCGCACTGGACAAGGACGGCTACCTGGCCGACCTTGACGACTGGTCGAGCGAAGTGGCCATTGCCCTGGCGGCCGCCGAAGACATCGAACTCGGCCCCGAACACTGGGAAATCCTCGAGCTGCTGCGCGGCTTCTACAACGAATTCCAACTCTCGCCCGCGACTCGGCCACTGATCAAGTACACCGCGCTGAAACTGGGCGCGGACAAAGGCAACAGCCTGCACCTGAACCGATTGTTCAAAGGCACTCCCGCCAAACTCGCCGCCAAGCTGGCGGGCCTGCCCAAACCGACGAACTGCTTATGA
- a CDS encoding glycosyl transferase family protein, which yields MTDFPSLTLETPAEHPFAQFVRILGKGKRGARNLTREEAREAMGLVLDEKVEDTQLGAFLMLLRHKEESAEEMAGFTEALRERLVVPALAVDLDWPTYAGKKRHLPWYLLAAKCLGQNGVRIFMHGGGAHTAGRLYSEQLLGLLQIPLCRDWQQVASALDNGGLAFMPLVDWAPQMQRMIDLRNTLGLRSPIHSLARILNPLAARCGLQSIFHPGYQAVHRDASGLLGDTAIVIKGDGGEIEINPDADSHLYGTRGGISWDEEWPRLAEQRHVKPENLDPEHLKAIWRGDVEDSYPQLALIATMALALRGLGLAREEAFERARQYWDARDRSI from the coding sequence ATGACCGACTTCCCATCGCTGACCCTTGAGACCCCGGCCGAACACCCGTTCGCCCAGTTCGTGCGCATCCTTGGCAAAGGCAAGCGCGGCGCCCGCAACCTGACCCGCGAAGAAGCCCGTGAGGCCATGGGTCTGGTGCTCGACGAAAAGGTCGAAGACACCCAGCTCGGCGCCTTCCTGATGCTGTTGCGGCACAAGGAAGAAAGCGCCGAGGAAATGGCCGGCTTCACCGAAGCCCTGCGTGAACGCCTGGTGGTCCCGGCCTTGGCGGTGGACCTCGACTGGCCGACCTACGCCGGCAAGAAGCGTCATTTACCGTGGTACTTGCTGGCGGCCAAGTGCCTTGGGCAGAACGGCGTGCGGATTTTCATGCACGGCGGCGGTGCTCACACAGCAGGCCGGCTCTACAGCGAACAACTGCTCGGCTTGCTGCAAATCCCACTGTGCCGCGACTGGCAGCAGGTCGCCAGCGCACTGGACAACGGCGGCCTGGCCTTCATGCCCCTGGTGGACTGGGCGCCGCAAATGCAGCGGATGATCGACCTGCGCAACACCTTGGGCCTACGCTCGCCGATCCACTCCCTGGCACGGATTCTCAACCCGCTGGCCGCCCGTTGCGGATTGCAAAGTATCTTCCATCCGGGCTATCAGGCGGTGCATCGCGATGCCAGCGGCTTGCTGGGCGACACCGCTATTGTGATCAAGGGCGACGGCGGCGAGATCGAGATCAACCCGGACGCGGACAGTCACCTGTATGGCACCCGCGGTGGCATCAGTTGGGACGAAGAATGGCCGCGACTGGCCGAACAGCGCCACGTCAAGCCGGAAAACCTCGACCCCGAGCACCTGAAGGCCATCTGGCGCGGCGACGTGGAGGACAGCTACCCGCAACTGGCCTTGATCGCCACCATGGCCCTGGCCTTGCGCGGCCTGGGCCTGGCGCGCGAAGAGGCTTTCGAACGCGCCCGGCAGTATTGGGATGCTCGGGATCGATCGATTTAG
- a CDS encoding glutathione S-transferase family protein: protein MGLLVEGRWQDQWYESKDGTFQREQAQRRHWLTADGSAGPSGESGFAAEAGRYHLYVSLACPWAHRTLIFRKLKGLEDLIDVSVVSYLMLENGWTFDKAHGSTGDKLDDLSFLHQRYTADTTDYTGRVTVPVLWDKRQQRIVNNESAEIIRMFNSAFDGLTANNLDLYPEPLRRDIDALNERIYPAVNNGVYRAGFATTQAAYEEAFDGLFAELDRLEALLGTQRYLAGEYLTEADIRLFTTIIRFDAVYFGHFKCNLRRIADYPNLSNWLRELYQWPGIAETVDFTHIQGHYYGSHKTINPNGIVPKGPKQDFMVGHDRERLSGKGIWRGAGD, encoded by the coding sequence ATGGGTTTGTTAGTCGAGGGCCGCTGGCAGGATCAGTGGTATGAAAGCAAGGACGGCACGTTCCAACGCGAACAGGCGCAACGCCGTCACTGGCTCACCGCCGACGGCAGCGCCGGCCCCAGCGGCGAGAGCGGGTTTGCCGCCGAGGCCGGGCGTTACCATTTATACGTGTCCCTGGCCTGCCCCTGGGCCCACCGCACACTGATCTTTCGCAAGCTCAAAGGCCTGGAAGACCTGATCGATGTCTCGGTGGTCAGCTACTTGATGCTGGAAAACGGCTGGACCTTCGACAAGGCCCACGGCTCCACCGGCGACAAACTGGACGATCTGAGCTTCCTGCACCAGCGCTACACCGCTGACACCACCGACTACACCGGCCGCGTCACCGTGCCGGTGCTGTGGGATAAACGGCAACAGCGCATCGTCAATAATGAATCAGCGGAAATCATCCGCATGTTCAACAGCGCCTTCGATGGGCTGACCGCCAACAACTTGGACCTTTACCCAGAACCACTACGCCGTGACATCGATGCGCTGAACGAACGCATCTACCCGGCGGTGAACAACGGCGTGTATCGCGCCGGGTTCGCGACTACCCAAGCGGCCTACGAAGAGGCGTTCGACGGTTTATTCGCCGAACTGGACCGGTTGGAAGCCTTGCTGGGAACCCAGCGCTACCTGGCCGGCGAATACCTGACAGAGGCCGATATCCGCCTGTTCACCACGATAATCCGCTTCGATGCCGTGTATTTCGGTCACTTCAAGTGCAACCTGCGGCGCATTGCCGATTATCCGAACCTGTCCAATTGGCTGCGGGAGTTGTACCAGTGGCCGGGTATTGCCGAGACCGTGGATTTCACGCATATCCAGGGCCATTACTATGGCAGCCACAAGACCATCAACCCCAATGGGATCGTGCCCAAGGGGCCCAAGCAGGACTTCATGGTTGGCCATGATCGGGAAAGGTTGAGTGGGAAAGGGATTTGGCGTGGGGCTGGGGACTGA